A window of Rhodococcus sp. SGAir0479 contains these coding sequences:
- a CDS encoding bifunctional 3'-5' exonuclease/DNA polymerase produces the protein MRTVLVPHGDGATVIRTDESGEPVGPPQRTRDVAATVRDLEATDRPRWVFEDSARVCPPLLAAGVRVARSHDLRLTGALLDVRAGRAASVPDVPVDERPGLFDAVPAPAPEAVVERHRRQVAAVAHDPRLRLLVAAESAGGLAAAEMSHDGLPFSTDAHLALLGRALGPRTPDHMLPVRLHEVADEVSAAFGRQVNPASQPEVVAAFARQGIELNSTRKYLLREIDHPAVEPLLRYRDLAKLHAANGWTWLDMWVRGNRFRPVYVPGGVVSGRWASRGGGALQIPKALRSSVLADPGHTFVIADAGQLEPRILAAMSADPRMTAAAGADDLYALVAAEAFGGDRAKAKVAILGVLYGATAGAARSLLALLRKRFPVAVQLVEDAARAGERGEVVHSWLGRACPPPPDAWWSNGDTHARGRFTRNFVVQATAAEWALCLLADLRRRLAASPEDGELVFFQHDEVVVHTRRPGAAVPHVLAAAESATRLLFGDTAVRFPMDVQVRECYADPEE, from the coding sequence GTGAGAACGGTGCTGGTACCCCACGGCGACGGTGCCACGGTGATCCGGACCGACGAGTCCGGCGAGCCGGTGGGGCCGCCGCAGCGCACCCGCGACGTGGCCGCAACCGTCCGCGACCTCGAGGCGACGGACCGGCCGCGCTGGGTGTTCGAGGACTCCGCCCGGGTGTGTCCGCCGCTGCTGGCGGCGGGCGTGCGGGTGGCACGGTCCCACGATCTGCGGCTCACCGGCGCGTTGCTCGACGTGCGGGCCGGCCGGGCCGCCTCCGTTCCCGACGTTCCGGTCGACGAGCGGCCGGGCTTGTTCGACGCGGTACCGGCCCCCGCCCCGGAGGCCGTCGTCGAGCGGCACCGGCGCCAGGTGGCGGCCGTGGCACACGATCCGCGTCTGCGTCTGCTGGTGGCCGCCGAGTCCGCGGGCGGTCTCGCGGCGGCCGAGATGAGTCATGACGGGCTGCCGTTCTCCACCGACGCGCACCTGGCGCTGCTCGGGCGGGCCCTCGGTCCGCGCACCCCGGACCACATGCTGCCCGTGCGCCTGCACGAGGTCGCCGACGAGGTCTCCGCGGCCTTCGGGCGCCAGGTCAATCCGGCGTCCCAGCCCGAGGTGGTGGCGGCGTTCGCGCGGCAGGGCATCGAGCTGAATTCCACCCGCAAGTACCTGTTGCGCGAGATCGATCATCCGGCGGTGGAACCGCTGCTGCGCTATCGCGATCTGGCGAAGCTGCACGCCGCCAACGGCTGGACCTGGCTCGACATGTGGGTGCGCGGCAACCGGTTCCGGCCCGTGTACGTGCCGGGTGGGGTGGTGTCGGGTCGATGGGCGAGCCGCGGCGGCGGTGCGCTCCAGATTCCGAAGGCGTTGCGCTCGAGCGTGCTCGCCGATCCCGGTCACACGTTCGTGATCGCCGATGCCGGGCAACTCGAGCCGCGCATCCTCGCGGCGATGTCCGCCGACCCCCGGATGACGGCTGCCGCCGGGGCCGACGACCTGTACGCCCTCGTCGCCGCGGAGGCGTTCGGCGGTGACCGCGCCAAGGCGAAGGTCGCGATCCTCGGCGTTCTCTACGGTGCCACCGCGGGCGCGGCGCGATCACTTCTGGCGTTGCTGCGCAAACGTTTTCCGGTGGCAGTGCAGCTGGTCGAGGACGCCGCCCGGGCCGGTGAGCGCGGTGAGGTGGTGCATTCGTGGCTCGGCCGCGCGTGCCCCCCGCCGCCCGATGCGTGGTGGTCGAACGGGGACACGCACGCCCGCGGCCGGTTCACGCGCAACTTCGTGGTGCAGGCCACTGCTGCCGAGTGGGCGCTGTGTCTGCTCGCGGATCTGCGGCGCCGGTTGGCCGCGTCCCCGGAGGACGGGGAGCTGGTGTTCTTCCAGCACGACGAAGTGGTGGTGCACACGCGCCGGCCCGGTGCGGCGGTCCCGCACGTCCTCGCGGCGGCGGAGTCTGCGACCCGACTGTTGTTCGGCGACACCGCCGTCCGCTTCCCCATGGACGTGCAGGTTCGGGAGTGTTACGCCGACCCCGAGGAGTAG
- a CDS encoding urease accessory protein UreD: protein MRPRPVPTVPELAPYQDEPRQAPAGRAAKTGMLDLRFEDRGTRSVLSHVYREAPLLVQQALYWDEAVPGLPCVYIVSTSGCVLQGDRLHVDIEMGPGAMAHVTTQSATKVHAMDANFAAQLQTVSLAGNSYLELMPAMTIPHRRSRFYVRTDITIAPSATLLFSEIVMPGRKHHGGEMFEYDLYSATVTAARPGGGALFTEKLLVEPPRRSVRSTGVMRGFDVLANVVLLTPRKHWESVLDRIASGRSGRSVVAGASRLPHDAGLVYKVLGPESAPVRAHVRDFWSVVRDVVLGKPVPPMPLWG from the coding sequence GTGAGGCCGCGACCGGTCCCGACGGTCCCGGAGCTGGCTCCCTACCAGGACGAGCCGCGGCAGGCCCCGGCCGGCCGGGCCGCGAAGACCGGCATGCTCGACCTGCGCTTCGAGGACCGGGGGACGCGGTCGGTCCTGTCGCACGTGTACCGCGAGGCGCCGCTGCTGGTGCAGCAGGCGCTCTACTGGGACGAGGCGGTGCCCGGCCTGCCGTGCGTGTACATCGTCTCCACGTCCGGGTGCGTGCTGCAGGGCGACCGGCTCCACGTGGACATCGAGATGGGGCCGGGTGCGATGGCGCACGTGACCACCCAGTCGGCCACGAAGGTGCACGCGATGGATGCCAACTTCGCGGCCCAGCTGCAGACGGTGTCGCTCGCCGGGAACTCCTACCTGGAGCTGATGCCGGCGATGACGATCCCGCACCGGCGATCGCGCTTCTACGTCCGAACCGACATCACGATCGCTCCCTCGGCGACACTGCTGTTCTCGGAGATCGTGATGCCGGGACGCAAGCACCACGGCGGTGAGATGTTCGAGTACGACCTGTACTCGGCCACCGTCACCGCTGCTCGGCCGGGCGGCGGCGCATTGTTCACGGAGAAACTCCTTGTCGAGCCGCCACGTCGGTCCGTGCGCTCGACGGGCGTCATGCGCGGTTTCGACGTCCTGGCCAACGTGGTGCTGTTGACCCCACGGAAGCACTGGGAGTCCGTCCTCGACCGGATCGCATCGGGACGGAGCGGGCGATCCGTGGTCGCCGGCGCGAGCCGGCTTCCGCACGACGCCGGGCTCGTCTACAAGGTGCTGGGGCCGGAGAGTGCACCCGTCCGCGCGCACGTCCGCGACTTCTGGTCGGTGGTACGCGATGTGGTGCTGGGCAAGCCCGTTCCCCCGATGCCGCTGTGGGGATGA
- a CDS encoding SDR family NAD(P)-dependent oxidoreductase, producing MRLDGKVAIVTGGAGGIGRGIVRAFTKEGAKVLVVDINDEAGRAIESELGDAVRYLHADISQESSAGDIRAAAVDAFGSVSVLVNNAHASRQAPLLETTQEMMDLSFGTGFYPTFWLMKACYEQLKAARGSVINFASGAGIDGQPNQASYAAAKEAIRAISRVAANEWAADDINVNLISPLALTEGIEAYIAANPGVEEALLARTPLHRFGDPESDVGRVAVFLASADASYITGQTIMVDGGSIKLR from the coding sequence ATGAGACTTGACGGAAAGGTCGCGATTGTCACCGGCGGGGCGGGCGGCATCGGCCGGGGCATCGTGCGCGCGTTCACGAAGGAGGGCGCCAAGGTGCTGGTCGTCGACATCAACGACGAGGCCGGCCGGGCGATCGAGTCCGAGCTGGGTGACGCGGTGCGCTACCTCCACGCCGACATTTCGCAGGAGTCCAGCGCCGGGGACATCCGCGCAGCTGCGGTCGACGCCTTCGGATCGGTGAGTGTGCTGGTCAACAACGCGCACGCGTCCCGGCAGGCCCCGCTGCTCGAGACCACGCAGGAGATGATGGACCTGTCGTTCGGGACCGGCTTCTACCCCACGTTCTGGCTCATGAAGGCGTGCTACGAGCAGTTGAAGGCGGCGCGCGGCTCGGTGATCAACTTCGCTTCCGGCGCGGGCATCGACGGTCAACCCAACCAGGCGTCCTACGCCGCCGCGAAGGAGGCGATCCGCGCGATCAGCCGCGTGGCCGCCAACGAGTGGGCGGCCGACGACATCAACGTCAATCTCATCTCCCCCCTGGCACTCACCGAGGGCATAGAGGCGTACATCGCGGCCAACCCGGGAGTGGAGGAGGCACTGCTGGCACGCACCCCGCTGCACCGCTTCGGCGATCCCGAGTCGGACGTCGGACGGGTCGCGGTGTTCCTCGCCAGCGCCGATGCCTCCTACATCACCGGGCAGACGATCATGGTGGACGGCGGCAGCATCAAACTTCGCTGA
- a CDS encoding urease accessory protein UreF: protein MPRRDDAARRAAPDPITRMLRLTQFADSMFPVGAFSFSNGLEAAVSQSVVTDAESLREYVFTTVHQAATCDGIAVLAAHRGASDFDFDRVVAADRAVLQRKLNEEGRAMSTRMGRKLTELGEVLVGGATLGTWLAAIGEGKTPGTYPAALGVTFAAMHCPEEDAFAAHQYGAATTVLGAALRLLRVDHVTTQRILFEVDATTARDYAAVAGHCLDDMATFGPTADVLAAIHVRSHVRMFMN from the coding sequence ATGCCCCGCCGGGATGACGCTGCCCGCCGGGCGGCACCGGACCCGATCACGCGGATGCTGCGGTTGACGCAGTTCGCGGATTCGATGTTTCCCGTCGGGGCGTTCTCCTTCTCCAACGGTCTCGAGGCGGCGGTGTCCCAATCCGTCGTGACGGACGCGGAGTCGCTGCGCGAGTACGTGTTCACGACGGTGCACCAGGCCGCCACGTGCGACGGCATCGCCGTGCTGGCCGCCCACCGGGGTGCGAGCGACTTTGACTTCGACCGCGTCGTCGCCGCGGACCGAGCCGTGCTGCAACGGAAGCTGAACGAGGAAGGCCGGGCCATGTCGACCCGGATGGGCAGGAAGCTCACCGAACTGGGCGAGGTCCTGGTCGGCGGGGCCACGCTCGGGACGTGGCTCGCGGCGATCGGCGAGGGGAAGACCCCCGGGACGTATCCGGCAGCGTTGGGAGTCACCTTCGCGGCGATGCACTGCCCCGAGGAGGATGCGTTCGCCGCGCACCAGTACGGGGCCGCGACGACCGTACTGGGCGCCGCGCTACGGCTACTGCGGGTGGATCACGTGACCACCCAGCGCATTCTGTTCGAAGTCGATGCGACCACCGCGCGGGACTACGCGGCCGTGGCCGGCCACTGTCTGGACGACATGGCGACGTTCGGCCCCACCGCCGACGTGCTGGCCGCGATTCACGTCCGTTCACACGTCCGGATGTTCATGAACTAG
- a CDS encoding urease subunit alpha, with amino-acid sequence MTKISRLEYSGLFGPSKGDKIRLGNTDLFVEVEEDLRTIGDEALYGGGKTLRDGMGQDATSCSADGALDLVITNVVVIDAVLGVVKADVGIKDGRIAGIGKAGNSGTMDGVTPGLTTGPATDAISGEQLILTAAGIDSHVHLVAPQQAYAALSNGVTTLFGGGFGPTDGTNGTTITSGTWNIEMMLRANEGLPVNIGMLGKGNSSGEPSLVEQIEAGAAGFKVHEDWGATPAAVRAALRVADDMDVQVAIHTDTLNESGYVEDTIAAFEGRTIHTYHSEGAGGGHAPDILRVTGEDNVLPASTDPTLPYGINTQAELFDMIMVCHNLNPKVPSDVSFAESRVRAETIGAENVLQDMGVISMVSSDSQAMGRIGETWLRTVQLADCMKRARGKLPEDAEGNDNFRVLRYVAKMTINPALTFGVSHVLGSVAAGKMADLVLWEPGFFGAKPKMVIKGGMINWYAMGDANASLPTPQPVVYRPMYGAYGKALAECSVSFVSRAALDGGIRDRLGLERKVTAVEGTRTVTKRDLLRNTATPRIEVDPETFAVKADGEHVYVEPAESVRLNQLYFFS; translated from the coding sequence ATGACCAAGATCTCGCGGCTCGAGTACTCGGGTCTGTTCGGGCCCTCGAAGGGCGACAAGATCCGGCTCGGCAACACCGATCTGTTCGTCGAGGTGGAGGAGGATCTGCGGACGATCGGTGACGAGGCGCTGTACGGCGGCGGCAAGACGCTGCGGGACGGCATGGGCCAGGATGCCACCTCCTGCAGCGCGGACGGTGCCCTCGATCTGGTCATCACCAACGTGGTGGTGATCGATGCCGTGCTCGGTGTGGTGAAGGCCGACGTGGGCATCAAGGACGGCCGGATCGCCGGCATCGGGAAGGCCGGTAACTCCGGCACGATGGACGGCGTCACACCGGGACTCACGACGGGACCGGCCACGGACGCGATCTCCGGCGAGCAGCTGATCCTCACCGCCGCGGGCATCGATTCACACGTGCATCTCGTTGCGCCGCAACAGGCATACGCGGCACTGAGCAACGGGGTGACGACCTTGTTCGGTGGTGGGTTCGGGCCCACCGACGGCACCAACGGCACCACCATCACCTCTGGGACGTGGAACATCGAGATGATGCTCCGGGCCAACGAGGGGCTTCCGGTCAACATCGGGATGCTGGGCAAGGGGAACTCCTCCGGAGAGCCGTCGTTGGTCGAGCAGATCGAGGCCGGCGCTGCGGGTTTCAAGGTCCACGAGGACTGGGGGGCGACGCCGGCGGCGGTACGCGCCGCGCTGCGTGTCGCAGACGACATGGATGTCCAGGTGGCGATCCACACGGACACCCTCAACGAGTCCGGCTACGTGGAGGACACCATCGCGGCGTTCGAGGGTCGCACCATCCACACGTATCACAGCGAGGGGGCAGGTGGCGGTCACGCTCCGGACATTCTACGCGTGACCGGCGAGGACAACGTGCTGCCGGCGTCGACCGACCCCACGCTGCCCTACGGCATCAACACCCAGGCCGAACTCTTCGACATGATCATGGTGTGCCACAACCTCAATCCGAAGGTGCCCTCGGACGTCTCGTTCGCCGAGAGCCGCGTACGCGCCGAGACGATCGGTGCCGAGAACGTCCTGCAGGACATGGGCGTCATCTCGATGGTCTCGAGCGACTCGCAGGCGATGGGGCGGATCGGTGAAACCTGGCTGCGAACGGTGCAACTCGCGGACTGTATGAAGCGGGCCCGGGGAAAGCTGCCGGAGGATGCCGAGGGCAACGACAACTTCCGGGTCCTCCGCTACGTCGCGAAGATGACGATCAATCCCGCACTGACCTTCGGCGTCTCGCACGTGCTCGGTTCCGTGGCCGCCGGCAAGATGGCGGACCTCGTGTTGTGGGAGCCCGGCTTCTTCGGAGCCAAACCGAAGATGGTGATCAAGGGCGGGATGATCAACTGGTATGCGATGGGTGACGCCAACGCCTCGCTCCCCACGCCGCAGCCCGTCGTCTACCGGCCGATGTACGGCGCCTACGGCAAGGCTCTCGCCGAGTGCTCGGTGTCGTTCGTCTCCCGCGCCGCGCTCGACGGCGGCATCCGCGATCGCCTCGGGCTCGAGCGAAAAGTGACCGCGGTGGAGGGGACCCGTACGGTCACCAAGCGAGATCTGCTCCGCAACACCGCCACACCGCGCATCGAGGTGGATCCGGAGACGTTCGCGGTGAAGGCCGACGGTGAACACGTGTACGTCGAACCTGCGGAATCCGTTCGGCTCAACCAGCTCTACTTCTTCAGTTAG
- a CDS encoding urease subunit gamma, which yields MHLTPRELDKLTLLMLAEVALRRKAKGLKLNHPESVAVISAAALEGAREGKTLEEVMADASHVLTADDVMEGVPELIPRVQVEAVFLDGSRLVTVHSPIHERADGPQ from the coding sequence ATGCATTTGACGCCGCGTGAACTCGACAAACTGACCCTTCTCATGCTTGCCGAGGTCGCACTCAGACGTAAGGCCAAGGGCCTCAAGCTCAATCATCCCGAGTCCGTCGCCGTGATCTCGGCAGCGGCCCTCGAGGGCGCGCGGGAAGGCAAGACCCTCGAGGAGGTGATGGCCGACGCGTCGCACGTCCTCACGGCTGACGACGTCATGGAGGGCGTGCCGGAACTGATCCCGCGAGTGCAGGTCGAGGCGGTGTTCCTCGACGGGAGCCGGCTGGTCACGGTGCATTCGCCGATCCACGAACGAGCGGACGGGCCGCAGTGA
- a CDS encoding hemolysin family protein, which yields MLVNIVLVVVFVLVGGLFAATEIALVSLQEGQIRALEQRSRRGARAAALARDPNRFLSSVQIGVTVAGFFSAAYGASELAPSVVPVLQGWGLSTSAAHAVALIVTTLVISYLSLVLGELVPKRIALQNATGVAWVTAPPLDRFATIVRPVIWLLSVSTDALVRVLGGDPGRRSEEMTPAELRDQVLGHGGIADEQRRVLAEVFDAGRRSLTEVMRPRTEVDFLAADTPLRHARAETLASGHSRYPVVGSSLDDVVGFVHVRDLQLADPDLTGTVGDMCRPILALPGSKPALAALALMRRDNAQILLVVDEYGGTAGIATVEDIVEEVVGEIGDEFDPPPAAPTTPEGTRERRIDGTLLVEDFERQTGAVLPDGPYETIAGYVLHRLQRMPRVHDRVDVDGWRLLVEELDGRRIAALTLVSTRAGPHGPSR from the coding sequence ATGCTCGTCAACATTGTCCTGGTCGTCGTGTTCGTCCTCGTGGGCGGACTCTTCGCGGCCACCGAGATCGCGCTGGTCTCGCTGCAGGAGGGGCAGATCCGAGCGCTCGAGCAGCGCAGCCGGCGCGGCGCGCGGGCCGCGGCGCTGGCCCGTGACCCCAACCGGTTCCTCTCGTCGGTGCAGATCGGAGTCACCGTCGCGGGATTCTTCTCCGCGGCGTACGGGGCGTCCGAACTCGCGCCGAGCGTGGTGCCGGTGCTGCAGGGATGGGGGTTGTCGACGTCGGCCGCCCACGCGGTGGCGCTGATCGTCACCACGTTGGTGATCTCGTACCTGTCGCTGGTGCTGGGCGAACTGGTGCCCAAGCGCATCGCGTTGCAGAACGCGACCGGTGTCGCGTGGGTGACCGCCCCGCCGCTGGACCGCTTCGCGACGATCGTCCGCCCGGTGATCTGGCTGCTGTCGGTGTCCACCGATGCGCTGGTGCGGGTTCTGGGCGGCGATCCCGGGCGCAGGAGCGAGGAGATGACACCGGCCGAACTGCGGGACCAGGTGCTGGGGCACGGCGGTATCGCCGACGAGCAGCGCCGCGTTCTCGCCGAAGTGTTCGACGCCGGCCGGCGCAGCCTCACGGAGGTGATGCGGCCGCGGACCGAGGTGGACTTCCTCGCCGCCGACACTCCGCTGCGGCATGCGCGCGCCGAGACGCTCGCGTCGGGCCACAGTCGCTATCCGGTGGTGGGGTCCTCGCTCGACGACGTCGTCGGCTTCGTGCACGTCCGCGACCTCCAGCTCGCCGATCCCGATCTCACGGGCACCGTCGGGGACATGTGCCGGCCGATCCTCGCGCTTCCCGGGTCCAAGCCGGCGCTCGCCGCGCTCGCGCTCATGCGCCGGGACAACGCGCAGATACTGCTCGTCGTCGACGAGTACGGCGGCACCGCGGGCATCGCGACCGTCGAGGACATCGTGGAGGAGGTCGTGGGCGAGATCGGCGACGAGTTCGATCCGCCTCCGGCGGCGCCCACGACGCCCGAGGGAACGCGGGAGCGGCGGATCGACGGCACCCTGCTGGTCGAGGACTTCGAGCGGCAGACCGGCGCCGTCCTGCCCGACGGTCCGTACGAGACGATCGCCGGGTACGTTCTGCATCGCCTCCAACGGATGCCGCGCGTTCACGACCGCGTCGATGTGGACGGGTGGCGGCTGCTCGTCGAGGAACTGGACGGCCGCCGCATCGCGGCGCTGACACTGGTGTCGACCCGCGCCGGCCCGCACGGACCGTCCCGATGA
- the ureG gene encoding urease accessory protein UreG, which translates to MKKTTRIGVGGPVGSGKTALIEAITPQFVARGTKVLVITNDVVTTEDAKHVRRALAGVLVEQRIVGVETGACPHTAVREDPSMNLAAVEEMERAFPDTDVVFIESGGDNLTLTFSPALVDYFVYVIDVAAGDKIPRKNGPGISQSDILVINKTDLAPYVHADLDVMARDSALMRGDKPFVFTNCMTGAGIPDVVERIVQGVLFDSPGAAEAAR; encoded by the coding sequence ATGAAGAAGACCACGCGTATCGGAGTCGGCGGACCCGTCGGCTCGGGCAAGACGGCCCTCATCGAGGCGATCACGCCCCAGTTCGTCGCCCGCGGGACGAAAGTGCTGGTGATCACCAACGACGTCGTCACCACCGAGGACGCCAAGCACGTGCGCCGGGCCCTCGCGGGTGTCCTCGTCGAGCAGCGGATCGTCGGCGTCGAGACCGGGGCCTGCCCGCACACCGCGGTCCGTGAGGATCCCAGCATGAATCTCGCCGCCGTGGAGGAGATGGAACGCGCGTTCCCCGACACCGACGTGGTGTTCATCGAGAGCGGCGGCGACAACCTGACCCTGACCTTCAGCCCCGCACTGGTGGACTACTTCGTCTACGTCATCGACGTGGCGGCGGGCGACAAGATTCCCCGCAAGAACGGTCCCGGTATCTCGCAATCGGACATCCTGGTGATCAACAAGACCGATCTCGCACCGTACGTGCACGCGGATCTCGACGTGATGGCCCGCGATTCGGCCCTCATGCGCGGCGACAAGCCGTTCGTCTTCACCAACTGCATGACCGGAGCCGGGATCCCCGACGTGGTGGAGCGGATCGTCCAGGGGGTCCTGTTCGACAGCCCGGGCGCGGCCGAGGCGGCGCGGTGA
- the ureE gene encoding urease accessory protein UreE (involved in the assembly of the urease metallocenter; possible nickel donor), whose protein sequence is MSDANLSRSTRPVRVDALLGNLDDPRWHARSETAPVDLLVLDQWEAQKSRLRRTTQGGRDIALSLERGVQLRDGDILARDTDDDTLVVARIELADVMAIDLSGLRDAPPETGLRTCLELGHAIGNQHWPAVVKDTTVYVPLTVDKTVMGSVMRTHAFEGIEYEFRPGAQVIPYLAPHEARRLFAAAAREGEGHTHAPPG, encoded by the coding sequence GTGTCCGATGCGAACCTCTCCCGCAGCACCCGTCCGGTTCGGGTGGACGCGTTGCTGGGCAACCTCGACGACCCCCGGTGGCACGCTCGGAGCGAGACCGCACCGGTCGATCTGCTGGTCCTGGACCAGTGGGAGGCGCAGAAGAGCCGGTTGCGGCGCACGACGCAGGGGGGACGGGACATCGCCCTCTCGCTGGAGCGGGGCGTCCAGCTCCGGGACGGCGACATCCTGGCCCGCGACACGGACGACGACACCCTCGTGGTCGCACGGATCGAGCTCGCCGACGTGATGGCGATCGACCTGTCCGGCCTGCGTGACGCGCCGCCGGAGACCGGACTGCGCACCTGCCTGGAATTGGGGCACGCGATCGGGAACCAGCACTGGCCGGCCGTGGTGAAGGACACCACGGTGTACGTGCCGTTGACCGTGGACAAGACCGTGATGGGTTCGGTGATGCGCACGCACGCGTTCGAGGGCATCGAGTACGAGTTCCGGCCCGGCGCCCAGGTGATTCCGTACCTGGCGCCGCACGAGGCGCGCCGACTGTTCGCTGCGGCCGCGCGTGAGGGCGAAGGGCACACCCATGCCCCGCCGGGATGA
- a CDS encoding urease subunit beta — MSKGKSNKGKSSKASRERRPDGAGTGKSAKAGRDAAADRPAASPSAEVAAAERSSVPVGGYVLRDEPVELNVGRPRQKVTVRNTGDRPIQVGSHFHFMEVNRALAFDREATFGWRLDIAAGTAVRFEPGDEKEVTLVPFGGKQRVHGFNGFVDGWGPTHASYRPRLARAVALAKEYGFETG, encoded by the coding sequence ATGAGCAAGGGGAAATCGAACAAGGGGAAATCGAGCAAGGCGAGCAGAGAACGCAGGCCGGACGGAGCGGGCACGGGTAAGTCCGCCAAGGCGGGCCGAGACGCCGCGGCGGACCGGCCGGCCGCCTCGCCCTCGGCGGAAGTGGCTGCTGCCGAGAGGTCTTCGGTTCCGGTCGGCGGTTACGTGCTGCGGGACGAACCCGTCGAACTGAACGTCGGACGCCCGCGACAGAAGGTGACCGTCCGCAACACCGGTGACCGGCCGATCCAGGTCGGCTCGCACTTCCACTTCATGGAGGTGAACCGGGCATTGGCCTTCGACCGCGAAGCCACCTTCGGATGGCGACTGGACATCGCCGCCGGGACGGCCGTGCGGTTCGAGCCCGGTGACGAGAAGGAAGTGACGCTGGTGCCGTTCGGCGGGAAGCAACGGGTCCACGGCTTCAACGGATTCGTCGACGGCTGGGGACCCACGCACGCCTCGTACCGCCCCCGGCTGGCCAGAGCGGTGGCGCTGGCGAAGGAATACGGCTTCGAAACCGGTTGA